The Agromyces atrinae genome window below encodes:
- a CDS encoding carbohydrate ABC transporter permease, which produces MRPGPAGRPSNGRRSTGPSSQKRRQALIAWGFCLPFVIVFGIFMVVPLVGSFAMSFTDFTARDIPSPFSVNFTGLEQYGALFSDPRFVKSLGVTAIFVVVGIPVTMAVALGLALALNMSKGKFVSFLRVGFYAPVVTSIVAVAVVWRYILQPEGLLNSALAVVGIDGPNWLNDPSWALPSLIMMAVWRNVGTLMVIFLAGLQAVPEEVQEAAVMDGASPFRRLRSVTLPLLRPTLLLGAILISVGYLQFFEEAFVMTKGGPLDSTLSVAYYTYQQFGFGEYGLASAASYVLFLAIALISLLQFRLLRSKD; this is translated from the coding sequence GTGCGCCCCGGCCCCGCCGGCCGGCCCTCGAACGGCCGACGCTCCACGGGCCCGTCGAGCCAGAAGCGACGACAGGCACTCATCGCGTGGGGCTTCTGCCTTCCGTTCGTCATCGTGTTCGGAATCTTCATGGTCGTGCCGCTCGTCGGCTCGTTCGCGATGTCGTTCACGGACTTCACCGCCCGCGACATCCCCTCGCCCTTCTCGGTGAACTTCACCGGGCTCGAGCAGTACGGCGCCCTCTTCAGCGACCCGCGCTTCGTGAAGTCGCTCGGCGTCACCGCGATCTTCGTCGTCGTCGGCATCCCCGTCACGATGGCCGTCGCGCTCGGTCTCGCCCTCGCGCTCAACATGAGCAAGGGCAAGTTCGTCTCGTTCCTGCGCGTCGGCTTCTACGCGCCCGTCGTCACGAGCATCGTCGCCGTGGCCGTCGTCTGGCGCTACATCCTGCAGCCCGAGGGGCTGCTCAACAGCGCACTCGCCGTCGTCGGCATCGACGGGCCCAACTGGCTCAACGACCCGAGCTGGGCGCTGCCGTCGCTCATCATGATGGCGGTCTGGCGGAACGTCGGAACCCTCATGGTCATCTTCCTGGCCGGCCTCCAGGCCGTACCCGAGGAGGTGCAGGAGGCCGCCGTCATGGACGGCGCGAGCCCGTTCCGACGCCTGCGCTCGGTGACGCTGCCGCTCCTCCGCCCCACACTCCTGCTCGGCGCCATCCTCATCTCGGTCGGCTACCTGCAGTTCTTCGAGGAGGCCTTCGTCATGACGAAGGGCGGCCCGCTCGACTCGACCCTCTCGGTCGCCTATTACACGTACCAGCAGTTCGGCTTCGGCGAGTACGGTCTCGCCTCCGCCGCCAGCTACGTCCTGTTCCTCGCGATCGCGCTGATCAGCCTCCTGCAGTTCCGACTGCTGCGCTCGAAGGACTGA
- a CDS encoding carbohydrate ABC transporter permease: protein MSSTTAVRPATGTPPTTRRPRRRLSGRALSFIILTIGLLVWLVPFAWMALGSVKTQSEILQRPPTWWPENPTGDNFAQWFGPLDFGTFFTNSLVVAVVTVLGNLIFCSMVGYALAKMEFPGKKILFAVVMITLMVPGVVTFVPLFVMVSKLGLVNSYAALILPFITAPLGVFLMRQFMLGIPEALIEAARIDGASELRIFARVVMPLCGPPLATLAILTFLTSWNNFLWPLVSAQTESMYTLPVALSLYSTGQNATNYGLLLAGSVLVITPILALFVVLQRYFIQGIATAGLK from the coding sequence ATGTCATCGACCACCGCCGTGCGCCCCGCCACGGGTACGCCTCCGACGACCCGGCGTCCGCGCCGTCGCCTGTCGGGCCGCGCGCTCTCGTTCATCATCCTCACCATCGGCCTCCTCGTCTGGCTCGTGCCGTTCGCCTGGATGGCCCTCGGCTCCGTCAAGACGCAGAGCGAGATCCTGCAGCGACCGCCGACGTGGTGGCCCGAGAACCCGACGGGCGACAACTTCGCCCAGTGGTTCGGGCCGCTCGACTTCGGCACGTTCTTCACGAACAGCCTCGTCGTCGCCGTCGTCACGGTGCTCGGCAACCTGATCTTCTGCTCGATGGTCGGGTACGCCCTCGCGAAGATGGAGTTCCCCGGCAAGAAGATCCTCTTCGCCGTCGTCATGATCACGCTCATGGTGCCCGGCGTCGTGACCTTCGTGCCGCTCTTCGTCATGGTCTCGAAGCTCGGCCTCGTCAACAGCTACGCCGCGCTCATCCTGCCGTTCATCACGGCGCCCCTCGGCGTCTTCCTCATGAGGCAGTTCATGCTCGGCATCCCCGAGGCGCTCATCGAAGCCGCGCGCATCGACGGGGCGAGTGAACTGCGCATCTTCGCCCGCGTCGTCATGCCGCTCTGCGGACCGCCGCTCGCGACCCTCGCGATCCTCACGTTCCTCACCTCATGGAACAACTTCCTCTGGCCGCTCGTCTCGGCGCAGACCGAGTCGATGTACACGCTGCCGGTCGCCCTGTCGCTGTACTCGACGGGCCAGAACGCGACGAACTACGGCCTGCTCCTCGCGGGCTCCGTGCTCGTCATCACGCCGATCCTCGCCCTGTTCGTGGTGCTCCAGCGCTACTTCATCCAGGGCATCGCCACCGCGGGCCTCAAGTAG
- a CDS encoding glycoside hydrolase family 3 protein has translation MTRSFLTAPDGTTFRDLNGNGVLDPYEDPRLSPEERTDDLLGRLSLEEKVGLMFQTVIEVGDDGELLEAPGRISKSATTEVVVGKNMSHFNVHHIQTARQAAEWNNNLQELAESTPHGIPVTISTDPRHAFVENSGVAFSAGPFSQWPEPMGLAAIDDVDAIRAFADIARQEYVAVGIRAALHPQIDLATEPRWGRQAQSLGHDADRVAEFTAAYLEGFQGDVLGATSVACTTKHFPGGGPQKDGEDAHFPYGREQVYPAGMFDYHLRPFEEAIRRGTAAIMPYYGMPVGLERDGEAIEEVGFGYNRQIITDLLRGELGYDGVVVTDWELVNDNHVGDQVLPARAWGVESLTPPERMEKILHAGADQFGGEECVDILLDLVAEGRVTEERIDESARRILLVKFQLGLFDDPYVDVDAAEALVGRADFREQGHRAQAESITILENVERDGVPTLPLFAGPEKVAIYSENVGADALAAWGTSVTDPADADVAIVRLGAPFEPRDDLFLEAWFHQGSLEFPPGLVHRLLRIADHCPLVVVVNLDRPAIMTPLVPFVSALAVDYGSSDAALLDALAGVIPPRGSLPVEIPRSMDAVRASREDAPSDTENPVYPLHYGLSLHGPAALR, from the coding sequence ATGACTCGCTCCTTCCTGACCGCGCCCGACGGCACGACGTTCCGCGACCTGAACGGCAACGGCGTGCTCGACCCGTACGAAGACCCGCGCCTGTCGCCCGAGGAACGCACCGACGACCTGCTCGGCCGGTTGAGCCTCGAGGAGAAGGTGGGTCTGATGTTCCAGACCGTCATCGAGGTGGGGGATGACGGTGAGCTGCTCGAGGCACCGGGACGCATCTCGAAGTCGGCCACGACCGAGGTCGTCGTGGGCAAGAACATGTCGCACTTCAACGTGCACCACATCCAGACGGCCCGCCAGGCCGCCGAGTGGAACAACAACCTGCAGGAGCTCGCCGAGTCGACGCCGCACGGGATTCCCGTGACGATCAGCACCGACCCCCGGCACGCGTTCGTCGAGAACTCGGGCGTCGCGTTCTCGGCGGGCCCGTTCTCGCAGTGGCCCGAGCCGATGGGGCTCGCCGCGATCGACGACGTCGACGCGATCCGAGCTTTCGCCGACATCGCGCGGCAGGAATATGTCGCCGTCGGCATACGCGCGGCGCTGCACCCGCAGATCGACCTCGCGACCGAGCCGCGGTGGGGCCGTCAGGCGCAGTCGCTCGGCCACGACGCCGACCGTGTCGCCGAGTTCACGGCCGCCTATCTCGAGGGGTTCCAGGGCGACGTGCTCGGGGCGACGAGCGTCGCGTGCACGACGAAGCACTTCCCCGGTGGCGGTCCGCAGAAGGACGGCGAGGACGCGCACTTCCCGTACGGCCGCGAGCAGGTCTACCCCGCGGGCATGTTCGACTACCACCTGCGCCCCTTCGAGGAGGCGATCCGCCGCGGCACCGCGGCGATCATGCCGTACTACGGCATGCCCGTCGGCCTCGAGCGCGACGGTGAAGCGATCGAGGAGGTCGGCTTCGGCTACAACCGCCAGATCATCACCGACCTGCTGCGCGGCGAACTCGGCTACGACGGCGTCGTCGTCACCGACTGGGAGCTCGTCAACGACAACCACGTCGGCGACCAGGTACTCCCGGCCCGGGCGTGGGGCGTTGAGTCGCTCACGCCGCCCGAGCGCATGGAGAAGATCCTGCACGCGGGAGCCGATCAGTTCGGCGGTGAGGAGTGCGTCGACATCCTCCTCGATCTCGTCGCGGAGGGGCGCGTGACCGAGGAGCGCATCGACGAGTCCGCCCGCCGCATCCTGCTCGTGAAGTTCCAGCTCGGGCTCTTCGACGACCCGTACGTCGACGTCGATGCCGCCGAGGCGCTCGTCGGTCGGGCCGACTTCCGTGAGCAGGGCCACCGCGCGCAGGCCGAGTCGATCACGATCCTCGAGAACGTCGAGCGCGACGGCGTGCCGACCCTGCCGCTCTTCGCGGGGCCCGAGAAGGTCGCGATCTACAGCGAGAACGTCGGCGCTGATGCGCTCGCGGCCTGGGGCACGAGCGTCACCGACCCGGCCGACGCCGACGTCGCGATCGTGCGCCTCGGCGCGCCCTTCGAACCGCGTGACGACCTCTTCCTCGAGGCGTGGTTCCACCAGGGGTCTCTCGAGTTCCCGCCCGGTCTCGTGCACCGGCTGCTGCGCATCGCCGACCACTGCCCGCTCGTCGTCGTCGTGAACCTCGACCGGCCCGCGATCATGACGCCGCTCGTGCCGTTCGTGTCGGCGCTCGCCGTCGACTACGGCAGCTCGGACGCGGCTCTGCTCGATGCGCTCGCCGGAGTCATCCCCCCTCGCGGCAGCCTGCCCGTCGAGATCCCCCGCTCGATGGACGCCGTACGTGCGTCGCGCGAGGATGCGCCGTCCGATACCGAGAACCCCGTGTACCCGTTGCACTACGGCCTCAGCCTGCACGGCCCGGCCGCCCTGCGTTAG
- a CDS encoding LacI family DNA-binding transcriptional regulator, translating to MTARRPTVYDVAERAKVSIATVSFAFTRPDQISATTRERVLGIAREIGYMPSASARGLARGKTGALGLHSFDLLIERPQTREPVDPVGEAGGAAPDPGASFVPWDDAGDEFLADPRAFPLYVDEVQRGFELECRANGRPIMLSSGSGTTTSVAESAGRVDGLAIFPGPSAATTLAQVSLKMPIVLFSTPPGEDGHHRVLADNAGGMRELVTHLVTDHGITSLGFVGALRVADYRERFEAFRETLTDLGVAAPDEPLDDSLLGEDLGYTAVIEALRAGTLPRALVCASDQLALPLLDLFAAEGVRVPDDVVVTGFDGIFAGRLSTPSLTTVRQPMEAMGRTAARLLMDSSRSPSAEPAVVRLGTKLVVRASCGCAA from the coding sequence ATGACTGCTCGACGCCCGACGGTGTACGACGTCGCGGAACGCGCGAAGGTATCGATCGCGACCGTGTCGTTCGCCTTCACGCGGCCCGACCAGATCAGCGCGACGACCCGCGAGCGTGTACTCGGCATCGCGCGCGAGATCGGATACATGCCGAGCGCATCGGCCCGTGGCCTTGCGCGTGGCAAGACGGGCGCGCTCGGATTGCACTCGTTCGACCTGCTCATCGAGCGGCCGCAGACACGCGAACCCGTCGACCCCGTCGGCGAGGCGGGCGGCGCGGCGCCCGACCCCGGTGCATCGTTCGTGCCGTGGGATGACGCGGGCGACGAGTTCCTCGCCGACCCCCGGGCCTTCCCGCTCTACGTCGACGAGGTGCAGCGCGGATTCGAGCTCGAATGCCGCGCCAACGGGCGGCCGATCATGCTCTCGAGCGGAAGCGGTACGACGACGTCGGTCGCCGAGTCGGCCGGCCGTGTCGACGGTCTCGCGATCTTCCCCGGGCCATCGGCCGCGACGACCCTCGCGCAGGTCTCGCTTAAGATGCCCATCGTGCTCTTCAGCACCCCGCCCGGCGAAGACGGCCACCACCGCGTGCTCGCCGACAACGCCGGTGGCATGCGCGAGCTCGTCACGCACCTCGTGACCGACCACGGCATCACGAGCCTCGGCTTCGTCGGCGCCCTGCGCGTCGCCGACTACCGCGAGCGCTTCGAGGCGTTCCGCGAGACGCTCACCGACCTGGGCGTCGCCGCGCCCGACGAACCCCTCGACGACAGCCTCCTCGGTGAGGACCTCGGGTACACCGCCGTCATCGAGGCGTTGCGGGCGGGAACGCTGCCGCGCGCGCTCGTGTGCGCGAGCGACCAGCTCGCCCTTCCGCTGCTCGATCTGTTCGCCGCCGAGGGTGTGCGCGTGCCCGACGACGTCGTGGTCACGGGCTTCGACGGGATCTTCGCGGGCCGCCTGTCGACGCCGTCGCTCACGACCGTGCGTCAGCCCATGGAGGCCATGGGTCGCACCGCCGCGCGACTGCTCATGGACTCGTCGCGCTCGCCCTCGGCCGAGCCCGCCGTCGTGCGCCTCGGCACCAAGCTCGTCGTGCGCGCGAGCTGCGGCTGCGCGGCGTAG
- a CDS encoding LacI family DNA-binding transcriptional regulator yields MTIQQRATLDDVARLAGVSAKTVSRVFTMRDKVAPDTVKRVLSAATRLRFRPNTVARSLRRGGATNAAGFIMGELSNPFYYKVASGIERTLAARGMSLVVATTDDSPAAEERVADALLAQRVGVLLLIPVAGDQSYLEGERQLGTPVIALDRPAQNLVADSVVLANREGAYRATRHLLDHGHRRIGYVCNPASVYTQAERVGGYRAAMAEAGISDTSALERLEDDRTVPPSTTVDRLLGESEPPTAIVSGNNRMTIGALRALRARRDETTALVGFDDFDTADVIGVTVVSYDPVELGRQAAELALERISDPTGFTRELVLPTWLIERGTGERRPG; encoded by the coding sequence ATGACGATCCAGCAACGCGCGACCCTCGACGACGTCGCGCGCCTCGCCGGGGTGAGCGCGAAGACCGTCTCGCGCGTCTTCACGATGCGCGACAAGGTCGCCCCCGACACCGTCAAGCGCGTGCTCTCGGCCGCCACACGCCTGCGCTTCCGGCCCAACACGGTCGCCCGAAGCCTCCGCCGCGGAGGCGCGACGAACGCCGCGGGCTTCATCATGGGCGAGCTGAGCAACCCGTTCTACTACAAGGTCGCCTCGGGCATCGAGCGCACGCTCGCCGCGCGCGGCATGAGCCTCGTCGTCGCGACGACCGACGACTCCCCCGCCGCCGAGGAGCGCGTCGCCGACGCCCTGCTCGCCCAGCGCGTCGGCGTGCTGCTGCTCATCCCCGTCGCCGGCGACCAGTCGTACCTCGAGGGCGAGCGCCAGCTCGGTACGCCCGTCATCGCGCTCGACCGCCCCGCGCAGAACCTCGTCGCCGACTCGGTCGTGCTCGCCAATCGCGAGGGCGCCTACCGTGCGACCCGGCACCTGCTCGACCATGGACACCGCCGCATCGGGTACGTCTGCAATCCGGCATCCGTCTACACGCAGGCCGAGCGCGTCGGCGGCTACCGCGCAGCCATGGCCGAGGCCGGCATCAGCGACACGTCCGCGCTCGAGAGACTCGAGGACGACCGCACCGTGCCGCCGAGCACGACCGTCGATCGCCTCCTCGGCGAGAGCGAGCCGCCGACCGCGATCGTCTCGGGCAACAACCGGATGACGATCGGAGCGCTCCGGGCCCTCCGAGCCCGACGCGACGAGACGACCGCGCTCGTCGGCTTCGACGACTTCGACACGGCCGACGTCATCGGCGTCACCGTCGTGAGCTACGACCCCGTCGAACTCGGCCGTCAGGCCGCCGAACTCGCCCTCGAACGCATCTCCGACCCCACGGGCTTCACGCGTGAACTCGTCCTGCCTACGTGGCTCATCGAGCGAGGAACGGGCGAGCGCCGGCCCGGGTAA
- a CDS encoding ABC transporter substrate-binding protein has protein sequence MASRNAVVAVSLAAVSALLLAGCAGGDTGSDEGIDGDVKGEVTFVTWRTDLITDGTFDEYAAEFTKKYPEASVKFQGITDYEGELKTRLSTTNYGDVLGVPNSVQPDQLADFFEPLGETADLESDYRFLAPRSFEGTQYGLALGGNANGLVYNKKVFADAGITELPTSHDEFIDALKQVDEKTDAIPLYTNYKDGWPLSQWTGNLGAISGDPDAVNKMATDDAPWTEGTDIEAIDALVYDAVSEGLTEPDPLTTNWEQSKVDFATGKIGVMALGSWAISQFQGAATDAGTSPDDVGYMAFPATAPDGKQYAVIGGDYSLGINVHSKVKAAAKAWIDYLIEDSGFTDTQGMVSSLASSELPTNLAGLSDAGVELIELNPAEAGKESLVNNIADTAQIDIWGNIYRQKLVDIARGAADGDEASYFDQLNTQWADAIASVG, from the coding sequence ATGGCATCACGCAACGCAGTGGTCGCGGTGAGCCTCGCGGCAGTCTCGGCCCTTCTTCTCGCGGGCTGCGCCGGAGGCGACACGGGCAGTGACGAAGGCATCGACGGTGACGTGAAGGGCGAGGTCACCTTCGTGACCTGGCGCACCGATCTCATCACCGACGGAACGTTCGACGAGTACGCCGCCGAGTTCACGAAGAAGTACCCCGAGGCATCCGTGAAGTTCCAGGGCATCACCGACTACGAGGGCGAGCTCAAGACCCGCCTCAGCACCACCAACTACGGCGACGTGCTCGGCGTGCCGAACTCCGTCCAGCCCGACCAGCTCGCCGACTTCTTCGAGCCGCTCGGCGAGACCGCCGACCTCGAATCCGACTACCGCTTCCTCGCCCCGCGCAGCTTCGAGGGCACCCAGTACGGCCTCGCCCTCGGCGGCAACGCCAACGGCCTCGTCTACAACAAGAAGGTCTTCGCCGACGCGGGCATCACCGAGCTGCCCACCTCGCACGACGAGTTCATCGACGCGCTCAAGCAGGTCGACGAGAAGACCGACGCGATCCCGCTGTACACGAACTACAAGGACGGCTGGCCGCTCAGCCAGTGGACGGGCAACCTCGGCGCGATCAGCGGCGACCCCGACGCGGTCAACAAGATGGCGACGGATGACGCTCCCTGGACGGAGGGCACCGACATCGAGGCCATCGACGCGCTCGTGTACGACGCCGTGAGCGAGGGCCTCACCGAGCCCGACCCGCTGACGACCAACTGGGAGCAGTCGAAGGTCGACTTCGCGACGGGCAAGATCGGCGTCATGGCGCTCGGCTCGTGGGCGATCTCGCAGTTCCAGGGAGCGGCGACGGATGCCGGCACCTCGCCCGACGACGTCGGCTACATGGCATTCCCCGCCACGGCGCCCGATGGCAAGCAGTACGCGGTCATCGGCGGCGACTACTCGCTCGGCATCAACGTGCACTCGAAGGTCAAGGCCGCCGCGAAGGCGTGGATCGACTACCTCATCGAGGACTCGGGCTTCACCGACACGCAGGGCATGGTCTCGTCGCTCGCCTCGAGCGAGCTGCCGACGAACCTCGCCGGGCTGAGTGACGCGGGCGTCGAGCTCATCGAGCTCAACCCCGCCGAGGCCGGCAAGGAGTCGCTCGTCAACAACATCGCCGACACCGCGCAGATCGACATCTGGGGCAACATCTACCGCCAGAAGCTCGTCGACATCGCTCGCGGTGCCGCCGACGGCGACGAGGCCTCGTACTTCGACCAGCTGAACACCCAGTGGGCTGACGCCATCGCGTCGGTCGGCTGA
- a CDS encoding carbohydrate ABC transporter permease has translation MSISTAGPQPTGVPGPLTTVPEAPAASGGGRRRSKRRAPLPAGGPAGQRFSQKLTPYLFIVVAVALLLLLTYLPAANMLWYSVTDWDGLDKDKNFIGLGNYIEVFTNPRIFSVFGVSLYYFAASFMQMAIALYFAALLSFSTRFSNLFRGILFFPYLINGVAIGFVFLYLFQPGGTLDSLLSFFNLESLQRQWLGDPTVANFSLAGTSVWRYTGLNFVLFLGAIQSIPKELYEAADIDGANRWQQFWSIIFPGIRRIIGLSFILAIAGSLSVFEIPFIMTGGANGTSTFVIQTLQTAFNFRQVGLASAMAVVLLAIVLIVTWVQRKVFPDEKVDLT, from the coding sequence ATGTCGATCTCGACAGCGGGGCCGCAGCCGACAGGCGTGCCCGGTCCGCTCACCACCGTGCCGGAGGCGCCCGCCGCCTCCGGCGGGGGACGGCGACGCTCGAAGCGCCGCGCCCCGCTGCCCGCCGGCGGCCCCGCCGGCCAGAGGTTCTCGCAGAAGTTGACGCCGTACCTCTTCATCGTCGTGGCCGTCGCGCTGCTGCTGCTCCTGACCTACCTGCCCGCGGCGAACATGCTGTGGTACTCGGTCACCGACTGGGACGGCCTCGACAAGGACAAGAACTTCATCGGGCTCGGCAACTACATCGAGGTCTTCACGAACCCGCGCATCTTCTCGGTGTTCGGGGTGAGCCTCTACTACTTCGCCGCGTCGTTCATGCAGATGGCGATCGCGCTCTACTTCGCCGCCCTGCTGAGCTTCTCGACGCGGTTCTCGAACCTCTTCCGCGGCATCCTGTTCTTCCCCTACCTGATCAACGGCGTCGCGATCGGCTTCGTGTTCCTCTACCTCTTCCAGCCGGGCGGAACTCTCGACTCGCTGCTGTCCTTCTTCAACCTCGAGTCGCTCCAGCGGCAGTGGCTCGGCGACCCGACCGTCGCGAACTTCTCGCTCGCGGGCACCTCGGTCTGGCGCTACACGGGCCTCAACTTCGTGCTCTTCCTCGGGGCGATCCAGTCGATCCCGAAGGAGCTCTACGAAGCCGCCGACATCGACGGTGCGAACCGCTGGCAGCAGTTCTGGAGCATCATCTTCCCCGGCATCCGTCGCATCATCGGTCTCTCGTTCATCCTCGCCATCGCCGGCAGCCTCTCGGTGTTCGAGATCCCGTTTATCATGACGGGCGGTGCGAACGGAACGAGCACCTTCGTCATCCAGACGCTGCAGACCGCATTCAACTTCCGGCAGGTCGGACTCGCCTCGGCGATGGCCGTCGTACTGCTCGCGATCGTGCTCATCGTGACGTGGGTGCAACGCAAGGTATTCCCCGACGAGAAGGTCGACCTGACATGA
- a CDS encoding carbohydrate ABC transporter permease, with amino-acid sequence MTTISPARARAAGNVSATAKYTSLIIGCVATLLPLAVVFFASFKTSAEFGSTGPFVAPENWFNLENYITAFEKGGMVEGFLNTTIVLVISLTGTIAIGTMAAYALDRFTFRGKTLVVGLFLVATLIPGVTSQVATFQIINGLGLYDSMWALILLFMGTDIISIYIFIQFMQSIPISLDEAAMIDGANRWSIYWRIVLPLLKPAIATVVIIKGIAIYNEFYLPFLYSPSNPLISTSLFAFKGPYGAHWETIAAGTILVIVPTLVAFLLLQRFIYSGLTTGAVK; translated from the coding sequence ATGACCACCATCTCCCCCGCGCGTGCCCGCGCCGCCGGCAACGTCTCGGCCACGGCGAAGTACACATCGCTCATCATCGGCTGCGTCGCGACGCTGCTGCCGCTCGCCGTCGTGTTCTTCGCGAGCTTCAAGACGAGCGCCGAGTTCGGTTCGACGGGCCCGTTCGTCGCCCCCGAGAACTGGTTCAACCTCGAGAACTACATCACCGCGTTCGAGAAGGGGGGCATGGTCGAGGGCTTCCTCAACACGACGATCGTACTCGTCATCTCGCTCACCGGAACGATCGCGATCGGCACGATGGCGGCCTACGCCCTCGACCGGTTCACGTTCCGCGGCAAGACCCTCGTCGTCGGGCTGTTCCTCGTCGCGACCCTCATCCCCGGCGTCACGAGCCAGGTCGCGACGTTCCAGATCATCAACGGCCTCGGACTCTACGACTCGATGTGGGCGCTCATCCTGCTCTTCATGGGCACCGACATCATCTCGATCTACATCTTCATCCAGTTCATGCAGTCGATCCCGATCTCGCTCGACGAGGCCGCGATGATCGACGGCGCGAACCGGTGGTCGATCTACTGGCGCATCGTGTTGCCGCTCCTGAAGCCCGCGATCGCCACGGTCGTGATCATCAAGGGCATCGCGATCTACAACGAGTTCTACCTCCCGTTCCTCTATTCACCGTCCAACCCGCTGATCTCGACGTCGTTGTTCGCGTTCAAGGGTCCGTACGGCGCGCACTGGGAGACCATCGCCGCCGGAACGATCCTCGTCATCGTGCCCACCCTCGTCGCCTTCCTCCTGCTGCAGCGATTCATCTACAGCGGACTGACCACTGGAGCCGTCAAGTGA